In Sulfitobacter sp. W027, a single window of DNA contains:
- a CDS encoding malic enzyme, translated as MGDKISNKKKQAKAAAKPAAKAPSSVADIKPATPRK; from the coding sequence ATGGGTGACAAAATCAGCAATAAGAAGAAGCAGGCCAAGGCCGCGGCAAAGCCCGCCGCTAAGGCCCCGTCCTCCGTCGCGGACATCAAGCCCGCCACGCCCCGTAAATAA
- a CDS encoding NADP-dependent malic enzyme codes for MSDTPNLRQAALDYHEHPRPGKLEVRATKPLANGRDLARAYSPGVAEACIEIQKDPDTAARYTSRGNLVAVVTNGTAVLGLGNIGALASKPVMEGKAVLFKKFANIDCFDIELDQADPEKLAEIVCAMEPSFGAINLEDIKAPDCFTVERICRERMNIPVFHDDQHGTAIVVGAAVKNALHVAGKRFEDIKIVSTGGGAAGIACLNMLLKLGVKRENVWLCDINGLVYEGRTEDMNPIKAEYAQQSDLRTLDDVIDDADLFLGLSGPGVLLPEMVAKMAKRPIIFALANPTPEILPDLAREVAPDAIIATGRSDFPNQVNNVLCFPFIFRGALDVGATTINDEMKIACIDGIAALARATTSAEAAAAYQGEQLTFGADYLIPKPFDPRLIGVVSSAVAKAAMETGVAARPIEDLDAYKRKLDGSVFKSALIMRPVFESARTSPRRLVFAEGEDERVLRAAQAIIEETVERPILIGRPEVIERRIEKAGLNLQLGQNVDLVNPENDPRYRDYWETYHSLMCRRGVSPDIARAIMRTNTTAIGAVMVHRGEADSLICGTFGEFGWHLNYVNQVLGRDGLRPHGALSMMILEDGPLFIADTQVNLHPTPEQIAEIAIGAARHVRRFGIEPKVALCSQSQFGNQGEGSGKRLRAALQILDAGNHDFCYEGEMNIDTALDAELRERLLPCNRMEGAANVLVFAHADAASGVRNILKMKGGGLEVGPILMGMGNRAHIVSPSITARGLLNVGAIAGTPVAHYG; via the coding sequence ATGTCCGACACCCCCAACTTGCGCCAAGCAGCATTGGACTACCACGAACACCCTCGGCCCGGTAAGCTGGAGGTCCGCGCGACCAAACCGCTGGCCAATGGTCGCGATCTGGCGCGGGCCTATTCGCCCGGCGTGGCAGAGGCCTGTATCGAAATTCAAAAAGACCCCGACACCGCCGCCCGCTACACTTCGCGCGGCAATCTCGTGGCCGTGGTCACCAACGGCACCGCAGTTCTGGGGCTTGGCAACATCGGCGCGCTGGCCTCCAAGCCGGTGATGGAGGGCAAAGCAGTGCTCTTCAAAAAGTTCGCCAATATCGACTGCTTTGACATCGAACTTGACCAAGCCGACCCCGAGAAACTGGCCGAGATCGTCTGCGCGATGGAGCCGAGTTTCGGCGCGATCAACCTTGAGGACATCAAGGCCCCCGATTGTTTCACAGTGGAGCGTATCTGCCGCGAACGGATGAACATCCCCGTCTTCCACGATGACCAGCACGGCACTGCCATTGTCGTGGGTGCTGCTGTGAAGAACGCTTTGCATGTCGCAGGCAAACGGTTTGAGGACATCAAGATCGTCTCCACCGGCGGCGGTGCGGCGGGGATTGCTTGCCTGAACATGCTGCTGAAACTGGGTGTAAAGCGCGAAAACGTCTGGCTGTGTGACATCAACGGGCTGGTCTATGAGGGCCGCACCGAGGATATGAACCCGATCAAGGCGGAATATGCCCAACAGTCCGATCTGCGCACGCTGGACGATGTGATTGACGATGCCGACCTCTTCCTTGGGCTCTCCGGCCCCGGCGTGCTCTTGCCCGAGATGGTCGCGAAAATGGCCAAGCGCCCGATCATCTTTGCGCTGGCAAACCCCACGCCTGAAATCTTGCCTGATTTGGCCCGCGAGGTTGCTCCCGACGCGATCATCGCCACAGGTCGCAGTGATTTTCCCAATCAGGTCAACAATGTCCTCTGTTTCCCCTTCATCTTCCGGGGCGCGCTCGACGTGGGTGCGACCACGATCAACGACGAGATGAAGATCGCCTGTATCGACGGTATTGCCGCCCTCGCCCGCGCCACGACCAGCGCCGAGGCGGCAGCTGCCTATCAAGGTGAGCAGCTCACTTTCGGCGCCGATTACCTGATTCCGAAACCCTTCGATCCACGCCTCATCGGGGTGGTCTCTTCGGCGGTGGCCAAGGCCGCGATGGAGACGGGCGTGGCCGCGCGGCCCATCGAAGACCTCGACGCCTATAAGCGCAAACTCGACGGGTCGGTCTTCAAATCCGCGCTGATCATGCGCCCGGTGTTCGAATCCGCCCGCACCTCCCCCCGCCGTCTGGTCTTTGCCGAAGGTGAAGACGAGCGGGTGCTGCGGGCTGCACAGGCGATCATCGAAGAAACCGTCGAACGGCCCATTCTGATTGGCCGCCCCGAGGTGATCGAACGGCGCATCGAAAAGGCCGGGTTGAACCTGCAACTGGGTCAGAACGTCGATCTGGTGAACCCCGAGAACGACCCCCGATACCGCGACTATTGGGAGACCTATCACAGCCTGATGTGCCGCCGCGGCGTCAGCCCTGACATCGCGCGGGCGATCATGCGCACCAATACCACCGCCATCGGCGCGGTCATGGTGCATCGCGGAGAGGCCGACAGCCTGATCTGCGGCACCTTTGGCGAATTTGGCTGGCACCTCAACTACGTCAATCAGGTGCTGGGTCGCGACGGCCTGCGGCCGCATGGCGCGCTAAGCATGATGATCCTCGAGGACGGGCCGCTGTTCATCGCCGACACCCAAGTAAACCTGCACCCCACCCCTGAGCAGATCGCAGAGATCGCAATCGGGGCCGCGCGTCATGTGAGGCGTTTCGGTATTGAGCCGAAAGTGGCACTGTGTTCGCAAAGCCAGTTTGGCAATCAGGGCGAAGGGTCAGGCAAACGTCTGCGCGCGGCGCTGCAAATCCTCGACGCTGGCAATCATGATTTCTGCTATGAAGGCGAGATGAATATCGACACCGCGCTCGACGCGGAACTGCGCGAACGGCTCTTGCCCTGCAACCGGATGGAAGGGGCCGCCAATGTGCTGGTCTTCGCCCATGCGGATGCAGCCTCGGGCGTGCGCAACATTCTGAAAATGAAAGGCGGCGGGCTTGAGGTTGGACCGATCCTGATGGGCATGGGCAACAGGGCGCATATCGTGTCGCCTTCGATCACCGCGCGCGGGCTGCTCAACGTCGGTGCCATCGCGGGCACTCCTGTTGCGCATTACGGCTAA
- a CDS encoding cytidine deaminase — MTDLREAAVKVRENAHAPYSNFKVGAAIRTASGAVFSGCNVENVAYPQGTCAEAGAIAAMVAAGEREIAEVYVVAGSDLPVTPCGGCRQKLAEFSDDTVSVTMATVAGKEQQMTMGDLLPGAFGAAHMQG, encoded by the coding sequence ATGACTGATTTGCGCGAAGCAGCTGTGAAGGTGCGGGAAAATGCCCATGCGCCCTATTCCAATTTCAAGGTCGGGGCGGCGATCCGTACCGCGTCGGGCGCGGTGTTCAGCGGGTGTAACGTCGAAAACGTCGCCTATCCGCAGGGCACCTGTGCCGAGGCCGGGGCGATTGCCGCCATGGTCGCGGCGGGCGAGCGTGAGATTGCCGAAGTCTATGTCGTTGCGGGCAGCGATCTGCCGGTGACCCCCTGCGGCGGCTGCCGTCAGAAACTGGCTGAGTTCTCAGATGACACGGTGTCGGTGACCATGGCGACGGTCGCGGGCAAAGAGCAACAGATGACCATGGGCGACTTGCTGCCGGGGGCCTTTGGTGCTGCCCATATGCAGGGTTAA